A region from the Mesotoga sp. UBA6090 genome encodes:
- a CDS encoding DUF6577 family protein, translated as MEKISRNQVKEWFKNNQFLMHYQLINELSTLLPNRKTGTHYATLHRLKKEGLIRNVRRGLYEAGSKREFEPAVSKELSGLFKKLRKSFPYLEDLCVWDSRWLNEFTVQQALSSMVIIETERGTEDSVFEYIKASYSRVFIDPTPKEIDNYILGCEKCFVVRSLVTEAPVTSFDNVAIPRLEKILVDLVCEKDLFVSFQGEELRNIYHRALTDYDVSLSTLRRYARRRGRLEEIDKLIVTQGEGM; from the coding sequence ATGGAGAAGATTAGTCGAAACCAAGTAAAAGAGTGGTTCAAAAACAATCAGTTTCTTATGCACTATCAACTGATCAATGAACTGAGTACACTTTTGCCTAATAGGAAGACAGGTACTCATTATGCAACCCTGCACCGGCTGAAGAAAGAAGGACTCATAAGAAACGTCAGAAGAGGCCTCTATGAAGCCGGAAGCAAACGGGAGTTCGAACCTGCCGTATCGAAGGAACTCTCAGGTTTGTTCAAGAAGCTTCGCAAGAGCTTCCCATACCTGGAAGACCTGTGTGTCTGGGATAGCAGATGGCTAAACGAATTCACTGTTCAGCAGGCGCTTTCTTCTATGGTGATCATAGAAACTGAGCGAGGTACAGAGGACAGCGTGTTTGAATATATCAAAGCATCGTACTCCCGGGTGTTCATTGATCCGACTCCGAAGGAGATAGACAACTACATTCTCGGATGCGAGAAGTGTTTTGTCGTAAGGTCGCTTGTAACTGAAGCCCCTGTAACGTCCTTTGATAATGTCGCCATACCGAGGTTAGAGAAAATACTTGTCGATCTTGTCTGCGAGAAGGATCTCTTCGTATCGTTTCAAGGGGAGGAGTTACGCAACATATATCACAGGGCTTTGACCGATTACGACGTGAGCCTGAGCACGCTCAGAAGATATGCTAGGCGACGCGGGAGGTTAGAAGAGATAGACAAGCTCATAGTGACCCAGGGAGAGGGCATGTGA
- a CDS encoding nucleotidyl transferase AbiEii/AbiGii toxin family protein: MITRNSATKEWLDTVMKSYKRNDPGIVEKTIMALTLLEQLSVEGLDFIFKGEISLMLLLDSHNRFSLDIDILLPDKPKNLEDIFNRICSNGMFKSWSEDKRKTPSNVPKVHYGFVWNSTIDGTERTVLLDILFQETGNRELLKIPIKHRVIETVPPEVPVKVQSVDSLLGDKLTAFAPNTTGIPYAVEKEVEIIKQLFDLGILFDELNNLNSVHTSFTQNCLQELSYRQLRLNEEVVLNDCFDTALTLVYKGAYKTENFSRLMKGIRGFKNFVFNSSYSQEDAIRSAAKVMYLVQTILSGKDKYEKFETPEVVRELTINDPKWSKLNKIKKTDPEAFFYLFNAVKLLGG, translated from the coding sequence GTGATCACAAGAAACTCTGCTACCAAAGAATGGTTGGATACAGTTATGAAATCTTACAAGAGAAATGACCCCGGAATAGTAGAGAAGACCATAATGGCCCTGACGTTGCTCGAACAGCTTTCTGTTGAAGGCCTAGACTTCATATTCAAAGGTGAAATATCTCTTATGCTTCTTCTAGATAGTCACAACAGGTTCTCACTGGACATAGACATATTGCTTCCCGATAAACCCAAGAACCTCGAAGATATATTCAACAGGATCTGTAGCAATGGGATGTTCAAAAGCTGGTCTGAGGATAAGCGCAAGACTCCCTCAAATGTCCCCAAAGTTCACTATGGTTTTGTGTGGAATTCAACTATAGATGGTACAGAAAGGACAGTTCTTCTTGATATTCTCTTCCAGGAAACTGGTAATAGAGAGTTGTTGAAGATTCCCATAAAGCACAGAGTTATCGAAACTGTTCCGCCCGAGGTGCCTGTAAAGGTCCAGAGTGTGGACTCTCTCCTGGGGGACAAGCTCACGGCCTTTGCACCCAACACAACAGGCATACCGTATGCTGTTGAAAAGGAAGTAGAAATAATAAAACAATTATTTGACCTGGGGATTCTCTTCGATGAACTGAACAACCTGAATTCTGTGCATACCTCATTTACTCAAAACTGCCTGCAGGAACTCTCTTACAGACAACTACGACTTAACGAAGAAGTAGTGCTGAACGATTGCTTTGACACAGCCCTTACGCTGGTCTATAAGGGAGCATATAAGACTGAGAATTTTTCCAGACTGATGAAAGGCATAAGAGGGTTCAAGAACTTTGTTTTCAACAGCAGCTATTCTCAGGAGGATGCTATCCGGAGCGCTGCAAAGGTTATGTATCTTGTTCAGACTATCCTTAGCGGGAAGGACAAATATGAGAAATTCGAAACCCCAGAAGTTGTAAGAGAGCTTACGATCAATGATCCAAAATGGAGCAAACTGAACAAGATAAAGAAGACAGACCCAGAGGCATTCTTCTACCTTTTCAATGCTGTGAAACTGCTTGGGGGATAA